The Actinomycetota bacterium DNA window GCTCGCGCGCGTCGCGAGCTCCGGCACGCTCGCCGAGCTGCGCGAAGCCGAGGTCGCCACGACCGGTCGAAAAGCGCCGCTGTCGGAGCTCAAGTCCGGGATGGGCGCGCTGCCCAACGTGGAGAAGCCGGTCGCCGGCCAGGCGATCCAGCAGGCGATCAAGGCGGTGGAAGCCGCGCTCGCGGACCGCCGGGCGACCCTCGAGACACAGGAGGAGACGGCCGCGCTCGCCGGGGATCGCGTCGACGTCACACTGCCCGGACGCGCCATCCCGCCCGGGCATCCGCATCCGGTCTCGCTCATGCTTTATCGGATCGTCGACGTGTTCGTCGCGATGGGGTACCGCGTGGCCGAGGGCCCCGAGGTGGAAACGGACTGGTACAACTTCGAGGCGCTGAATATCCCGCCGGACCACGCCGCGCGCTCCATGTGGGACACGCTCTACATCGAGGGCGCGGCCACGTTGCTGCGAACGCACACCTCGCCGGTGCAGATCCGCGCGATGGAGAAGCAGCCGGCCCCCATCTACATCATCGCGCCGGGCAGGACCTTCCGACGGGATGCGTTCGACGCAATCCATTCGCCGGTCTTCCATCAGGTCGAGGGACTCGCGGTCGATCGCGGCATCACCTTCGCCGACCTCAAGGGAACGATCGACGCCTTCGCGAAGGAGATCTTCGGCCCCGAACAGCGCATCCGTTTCCGGCCGTCGTACTTCCCGTTCACCGAGCCGTCGGCCGAGGTCGACGTCGCCTGCCCCAACTGCGAAGGCGTGGGTTGCTCCGCGTGCGGACGCAGCGGGTGGATCGAGTTGATGGGTGCCGGGATGGTTCACCCACAGGTACTGCGCAACGCCGGCTACGACCCCGAGGTGTTCACCGGCTTCGCGTTCGGTATGGGGCCCGAGCGCATCGCGATGCGCGCGTTCGGCATCACCGACATGCGTCAGCTCTTCGACAACGACGTCCGTTTCCTCGCGAGGTTCGCCGGATGAAGGTTCCTCTTTCCTGGCTTCGTGAGCTCACGCCGGTCGAAGCATCGGCCGAGGATCTCGCGGCACGACTGCCGGTCCACGGCCTGACCGTCGAAGAGGTCGTTCGCCCGGGAGCCGACATCTCCGGGGTCGTCGTCGCCCGCGTGCTGGAGATCGAGGAGGTCCCCGGCGCCAACAAGGTCATCCTGTCGCGCGTCGATGCGGGCGACGGTCCGCGCGAGGTATTCGTCGGCGTGCGCAACATCGCCCCCGGCGACCTGGTTCCCTACGCGACGCCAGGCTCGCGGCTGCCGGGTGGCCGCGAGATCGGCCGGCGCGAGATGTTCGGACGGATGAGCGAGGGGATGCTCTGCTCTCCGAAGGAACTCGGCATCTCCGACGACCATTCGGGGATCCTGATCCTCGAGCCCGACGGCAAGCTCGGCCAGAACGTACGCGAGACCCTGGGCCTCGACGACGCGATCCTCGACATCGACGTCACGCCGAACCGCCCGGACCTCCTCTCGATCGTCGGCGTCGCGCGGGAGGTGGCGGCCCTGTACGGTTTGCCGCTCACGATCCCCGAGGCCGGCCTGCACGAAGCCGGACCCCAGTCGTCGGAACTCGCGGCCGTCACGGTCGAGGATGCCAAGGGCTGTCCCCGATACCTCGCGCGCGTCATCACCGGCGTGCGGGTCGGGCCCTCGCCGGGGTGGATGCAGCGCCGGCTCCTCGCCTGCGGGATGCGGCCGATCTCGGGTCCGGTCGACGTGACGAACTACGTCCTGCTCGAGCGCGGTCACCCGCAGCACGCGTTCGATCTCGCGAAGCTGCGCGGCCGGGCGATCGTCGTGCGGAAGCCGCGGAAGGGGGAGCGCTCGCTCACGACCCTCGACGGTGTCGAGCGCACGCTCGAGCGCGACGACGTCCTGATCTGCGACGCAGAAGGCCCTGTGGCCGTCGGTGGCGTCATGGGCGGCAGCGAGTCGGAGGTGGGGGAGGAGACGACTGAGATCCTGCTCGAGGCAGCGTACTTCGACCCGAGGCGGATCCTGCGAACGGCGCGGCGACTCGGACTGCGGACCGAAGCCAGCGTGCGTTTCGAGCGCGGCGCCGATCCCGAGGCTCCGCCTGAAGCTGCCGCGCGCGCCGCCGCGCTCATCGCGGAGATCTGCGGCGGCACGGTCGCGCCCGGAGCGATCGACGTGTATCCCAAGCCCATCACGTCCAAGCCGATCCGCCTGCGGATCGCTCGCGCGAACGCCGTGCTTGGTATCAAGGAGACGCCGGATGAGATGGCGTCCGGGCTGAAATCGCTCGGGTGCCGCGTGGAGTCCCAGACGCGGACGGCCCTCCGCGTCGTCCCGCCGACCTTCCGGCCCGACCTCCGGATCGAACCCGATCTCATCGAGGAGGTCGCCCGCCTCTACTCGTACGAGCGGATCCCGATCACGCTGCCGGCATCGGGACGCGTCGGCGGCCTCAGCCCGGAGCAAACCCTTCGCCGGCTGATCAGGCGGCTCATGCTCGGCTCGGGGCTTTCCGAGGCGCAGACGCTTTCGATGCTGCCGCCCTCATTGCCCGACCGGCTCGAGCTCCCCCCCGATCATCCCTGGCGGAACACGCTCGTGCTCGCGAACCCGTTGTCCGAAGAGGAATCGGTTCTGCGGCCGTCGCTGATCCCGGGGTTGTTGCTGGTCGCGTCGAAGAATCTCGCGCGCCGGAACACGACCGTGACGGTGTTCGAGATCGGGAACACATTCGCGCCTTCCGACCAGGAGCTCCCCACCGAGCACTTGCGTGTTGCCTGGCTTCAGACGGGACCGGTTCCGACGTCGTGGCACCGGCCGCATCGGGACTTCGACTTCTACGACGCCAAAGGCGTACTCGCCCGCGTGGTCGAGGGCCTCGGCATCGAGGGCGTCGAGGTCGAGGTGTCCGAGCCGGCGCCGATGCACCCCGGCCGGGCTGCACGCATCCTGCTCGGCGGCGCCGAGATCGGGCTCGTGGCCGAGCTTCATCCACGTGCGGCTCGAACACTGGACCTTCCCGCGCGCGTCGGGGTGGGAGAGCTCCTCCTCGTGCCGCTGATCGCCGCGGCTCGCACCTCAGCGCCGGGAGACCTGCCCCGCTTCCCGGCCGTCACGCGCGACCTGGCGCTCGTCGTGTCGGAGACCGCCCCCGCCGCCGAGGTCGAGGCCGTCATCCGCGACGCCGCCGGCGACCTGCTGGAGGCCGTGGACGTCTTCGACGTGTACCCGGGAGAGGAGTTCGGCCGGCCTGGGAAGGTCAGCTTGGCCTTCTCAATCTCGTTCCGTCATCCCGAGCGGACGCTGACCGACGCCGAGGTCGCTGAGGTCATGGCGGCGATCGGAGCCGCGGTCGGCACGGCCGGCTGGGTCGTCCGCTAAAGCGACGAACCGGACGACCGACGCGATGCGCGGTTGACCTTACACCCCTTGTGGTGACACCATTTGGGTGGTTTCGTCACCGCGTCATCCGTGGGGGTCGCCTCTGAGCAGGCGGCAGGGGGAGGTGGAAGGCCGTGCTGTTCATCGCGATCATCCTCTACGCCGCCGCGATCGTGGCCGTGGCCCACGCATTGGCGCGCGAGTAGCCACCCGGATCGCCGTTTACGGCCGCACGGACACGAGCCCGATCCCGCTTGAATAAATATTCATCCTGTCGTATATATTGCTCCACATGTCCTTCCGGGTTGGGGTGGTCGGCGCTTCCGGGTACACGGGGGCGGAGCTGTTGCGGCTCTTGGCGGCCCACCCCGGCCTCGAGCCCGTGGTCGTCACGTCGCGCGAGTTCGCCGGGAAGGACGTCGCGTCGGTTTACCCGAACCTCGTCGCCTACGCCGGCCGGTCCTACGACGAGCTCGACCCCGCCAAGCTCACCGATCTGGATCTCGTGTTCCTGGCCCTTCCGCACGGTGCCTCGATGGAGCTCGGCGCCCGGATCGCCGAGGCCGGAGTCAGGGTCGTCGACCTGTCGGCCGACTTCCGGCTCGAGGACCCGCACGCGTATCGGGAGTGGTTCGGCTCTGCTCACACCGCGCCCGAGTGGCTCGGGAAGTGGGCGTACGGCCTTCCGGAGCTCCACCGCCAGGAGATCGTCGGTGGCCAGGCGGTCGCGAATCCGGGCTGCTACCCGACGGCAGCGCTTCTCGCACTCGCGCCGCTGGTGACGGGACGCCTGATCGATCCGGCGTCGATCGTCGTCAGCGCCGCCTCAGGCGTTTCCGGTGCGGGCCGCGGTTTGAGCCCCGGCGTGCACTTCGCGAACGTCGACGCGAGCTTCAAGGCCTACACAGTCACCGGCCACAAACACACTCCGGAGATCGAGCAAGAGCTCTCGCGCCTGGCCGGGGAACACGTGAACGTGTCGTTCGTGCCGCATCTGGTTCCCATGCCGCGCGGGCTGCTCGCGACCTGCTTCGCGGGGCTGGCACCGGGTGTCGATCCCGTCGCGGTCGCGCAGGCACCGGCGACGTTCTACGCGAGCGAACCCTTCGTCCGTGCCACTCCTGCGCCGCCCGAGACGAAGTACACCCTCGGCTCCAACGCTTGCCATGTATGGGCGACCGCAGACGTGCGCACGGGACGGGCGATCGCGATCGCGGCGATCGACAACCTCGGGAAAGGCGCCGCCGGCCAGGCGATCCAGAACGCGAATCTGATGCTGGGATTGCCGGAAACGCTCGGGCTGACGGCCGAGGGCTTGTTCCCGTGAACCTTCCGCAGGGGTTCCGCGCGAGCGGCGTAGCGGCCGGGCTCAAGGCTTCCGGCCGTCCGGATGTCGGCCTGCTGGTGTCCGACCTGCCGGCCCTGGCCGTCGGTGTGTTCACGACCAACCGGGTGCAAGCCGCGCCCATCGAGGTCACGAAGCGGCACGTGCGGAGGGGTTCCGCCCGCGCCGTTGTGGTGAACGCCGGCAACGCCAACACCTGCACCGGCTCGCAAGGGCTGAAGGACGCGCGCGCTATGGCGAAGGAAGCGGCGGCC harbors:
- the pheS gene encoding phenylalanine--tRNA ligase subunit alpha, encoding MRSRVEAARDEALARVASSGTLAELREAEVATTGRKAPLSELKSGMGALPNVEKPVAGQAIQQAIKAVEAALADRRATLETQEETAALAGDRVDVTLPGRAIPPGHPHPVSLMLYRIVDVFVAMGYRVAEGPEVETDWYNFEALNIPPDHAARSMWDTLYIEGAATLLRTHTSPVQIRAMEKQPAPIYIIAPGRTFRRDAFDAIHSPVFHQVEGLAVDRGITFADLKGTIDAFAKEIFGPEQRIRFRPSYFPFTEPSAEVDVACPNCEGVGCSACGRSGWIELMGAGMVHPQVLRNAGYDPEVFTGFAFGMGPERIAMRAFGITDMRQLFDNDVRFLARFAG
- the pheT gene encoding phenylalanine--tRNA ligase subunit beta; the protein is MKVPLSWLRELTPVEASAEDLAARLPVHGLTVEEVVRPGADISGVVVARVLEIEEVPGANKVILSRVDAGDGPREVFVGVRNIAPGDLVPYATPGSRLPGGREIGRREMFGRMSEGMLCSPKELGISDDHSGILILEPDGKLGQNVRETLGLDDAILDIDVTPNRPDLLSIVGVAREVAALYGLPLTIPEAGLHEAGPQSSELAAVTVEDAKGCPRYLARVITGVRVGPSPGWMQRRLLACGMRPISGPVDVTNYVLLERGHPQHAFDLAKLRGRAIVVRKPRKGERSLTTLDGVERTLERDDVLICDAEGPVAVGGVMGGSESEVGEETTEILLEAAYFDPRRILRTARRLGLRTEASVRFERGADPEAPPEAAARAAALIAEICGGTVAPGAIDVYPKPITSKPIRLRIARANAVLGIKETPDEMASGLKSLGCRVESQTRTALRVVPPTFRPDLRIEPDLIEEVARLYSYERIPITLPASGRVGGLSPEQTLRRLIRRLMLGSGLSEAQTLSMLPPSLPDRLELPPDHPWRNTLVLANPLSEEESVLRPSLIPGLLLVASKNLARRNTTVTVFEIGNTFAPSDQELPTEHLRVAWLQTGPVPTSWHRPHRDFDFYDAKGVLARVVEGLGIEGVEVEVSEPAPMHPGRAARILLGGAEIGLVAELHPRAARTLDLPARVGVGELLLVPLIAAARTSAPGDLPRFPAVTRDLALVVSETAPAAEVEAVIRDAAGDLLEAVDVFDVYPGEEFGRPGKVSLAFSISFRHPERTLTDAEVAEVMAAIGAAVGTAGWVVR
- the argC gene encoding N-acetyl-gamma-glutamyl-phosphate reductase, yielding MSFRVGVVGASGYTGAELLRLLAAHPGLEPVVVTSREFAGKDVASVYPNLVAYAGRSYDELDPAKLTDLDLVFLALPHGASMELGARIAEAGVRVVDLSADFRLEDPHAYREWFGSAHTAPEWLGKWAYGLPELHRQEIVGGQAVANPGCYPTAALLALAPLVTGRLIDPASIVVSAASGVSGAGRGLSPGVHFANVDASFKAYTVTGHKHTPEIEQELSRLAGEHVNVSFVPHLVPMPRGLLATCFAGLAPGVDPVAVAQAPATFYASEPFVRATPAPPETKYTLGSNACHVWATADVRTGRAIAIAAIDNLGKGAAGQAIQNANLMLGLPETLGLTAEGLFP